In a single window of the Magnolia sinica isolate HGM2019 chromosome 7, MsV1, whole genome shotgun sequence genome:
- the LOC131250651 gene encoding uncharacterized protein LOC131250651 produces MAPGIRSSICKEVLESQPADHELSIASDELETFQLTKSTIAPSIKGGVSSTNAVNELLKCPVCTNSMYPPIHQEYLLMFQRFVSKILTLCVPTIAVIRGHVVGMGCIFALAHDYRLMASNYGYIFMNEVDFGLPFTLGNVNVLQLKLKSGRHFT; encoded by the exons ATGGCTCCTGGGATTAGGAGTAGCATTTGCAAGGAAGTCCTTGAATCTCAACCTGCAGATCATGAGTTATCCATTGCAAGTGATGAATTGGAAACATTCCAGCTAACTAAGTCTACTATTGCTCCTAGCATTAAAGGAGGTGTATCTTCCACTAATGCTGTGAATGAGCTTCTTAAGTGCCCTGTCTGTACAAACTCAATGTACCCTCCCATACACCAG GAATACTTGCTAATGTTTCAGAGGTTTGTAAGCAAGATCTTGACTTTATGTGTCCCAACCATTGCAGTAATTCG AGGACATGTAGTTGGCATGGGCTGCATTTTTGCATTGGCACATGACTATCGGCTCATGGCCTCTAACTATGGTTATATTTTCATGAATGAG GTTGATTTTGGGTTGCCATTTACATTGGGGAATGTGAATGTTCTCCAGCTCAAGCTAAAGTCAGGAAGACATTTTACCTGA